The genomic stretch GAGTATGGAACCTTAACATCATTGACTCTGGTTTCTTAGCGTTGAATACTTCTTTCATTATTTTCGCCCACATTCTCCTAGCAGCTCTAAATTTAGCTACTTCTTCAAAAATATTAGTATATCCAGCGAAAAAGAATGAGAGCTTAGGTGCAAATTCATCTACTGGGATTCCTCTTTCCATCGTCTTTCGTACATACTCGATTCCATCAGCCAATGTGAAAGCTACCTCAAGTACTGCATCAGCACCAGCTTCTCTAATATGATATCCACTAATACTTATTGGATACCATTTTGGTATATTTTTAGAAGAATATTCTATTAAATCTATCGCATATCTCATAGATGGTTCTGGCGGGTAGATAAAGTTTTTCCTCGCTATATATTCTTTTAGAATATCATTCTGAACTGTTCCATCTAAAACTTTCCTGTCAATACCTCTTGCCTCAGCTGTAGCTACATACATTGAGAGTAATTCCATAGCGGTGGCATTTATAGTCATTGAAGTGGTAACTTTATCGAGCGGTATTCCGGACATTACAATATCCATTTCCTTCCAATGGAACATCGATACTCCAACAACTCCAATCTCTGTATAAGCTAATTCATGATCTGGATCTAATCCCAATTGAGTAGGCAAATCAAAGGCCATACTTAAGCCAGTTTGCCCAGCTTCCAATAATTTCCTAAATCTAGAATTCGTCTCTTCTGCAGATCCAAATCCTGCATATTGTCTAATTGTCCAAATTCTTCCTCTATACATTGTAGGGTAAATTCCTCTGGTAAAGGGATATTCACCCGGAAAACCGAGTTTTTCAGTATAAGAGCCTTTAAGGTCTAATGGGGTATATAATCTCTTAACTTCAATTCCCGAGGGAGTAGAAAATGACTGTTTTCTTTCAGGTCTTTTGCTCAACCATAGCTTTAGAACTTTTTCCTCCCACTGTTGGTAACTTTCTTTAATTTTCTCCTCAGTATCCAAATCTAAATCCCGCATTTATATATGTTTAAACACTTAAAACTTTTGCTTTTTTAAACAAACTTTTAAGTCAAAAATGTAAAAATATAATTGATGGAGACACAAAATATAGATCACATAGGTATCGCTGTAGAAAATATAGAGGAAGCAATAAAATTTTATACTGAAAAGCTAGGAATGAAAGTTGTACATAAAGAAATCTTGGAAGATAGAGGCTTAAAGGTCGCATTTTTAACTGGTAAGGAAGGCGAAACGGCAATAGAATTATTAGAACCTATCAATCATGAAGATATGAATAATACTGTGGCTAAATTCATTAAAAATAGGGGTCAAGGTTTACATCATTTAGCTATAAAAGTTGAAAACATAGAGTCTTCACTTAAGGAATTAGAATCTCAAGGAATTCAATTAGTTGATAAAAAGCCAAGGCCCGGTGCTAGAGGGCATTTAGTTGCATTTGTTCACCCTAAGAGTGTGATGGGTGTTTTATTGGAGTTAGTTCAGCCGAGAGAATAAATGATTTTTTAACTTCAATTTCGGTATATATTATTGGGATCAACAATGTCAAAGAAATATAGAGATCCTTTCGATTTATTTGATGAACTTTTTAGAGAAATAGAGGAAGAGTTTGAGAGATTTGAAAGAGAGTTTATGAGATTAGGTAGTGAAGAAGGTGCTAAAGTTTACGGTCCTTATGTTTATGGATTTAGAATAACTGTAGGACCGGATGGAAAACCAAAAATTGAAGAATTTGGAAACGTAAGGAACTTTAAAGGAAAACCTATAGTAAGTGAGGAAAGAGAACCATTAGTTGATGTTATAGAGAAAAACGATGAAATTAGAGTAATAGCTGAAGTACCTGGCGTGAATAAAGATCAGATTAAAGTAAAAATTTCTGGGAATAAGTTAATCATACAAGCACAAGGTGAAGATAGAAAGTACTATAAAGAGGTAGAATTACCTACTGAGGTTGATGATAAAAGTGCTAAGGCTACGTATAATAACGGTGTCTTGCAAGTAATTTTAAAGAAGAAACAGCAGCAAGAATCTAGTACTGAGATCAAGGTTGAATAGAATTATCTAATTTTTTTATAACTACTTTTTCGCTTTGAATAAAGCTTAATCCACTTGGATCTTCTATGATCAATGTAAAGGGTTTTTTACCCTCTTTTGCTTCAAATATATCTTTGCATGTATTTTCGTTACAGTCATTTATTTGATCTATAATGATCTCTAATATACCTTCCACGGTTGTTATAATTCCTTGATAAGCAGATCCAGCTGTTATCTCAACACCTAATTCTGGGATTATTATGCTAGCAAACGCTGATCTATATACGAAAGTATTTAGATCGTTTTCTGTCTCGATTTTATATTCTAACTTTATAGGAGTTAGTGTTTCGAAAGGTTTTACATCTCTTACCCGGAATCCGCAATTTTCGCACTCCCAAACCGATAATTCTAACTTGCCTACTTTAGGAGCTTCATAAATGTACTCTTTAATTACTAGAGTTTCTTTATGGCACACGGGGCAAATGTGTTTTCCTTCATAGAGTAATTTAGGCTCAT from Sulfolobus sp. S-194 encodes the following:
- a CDS encoding ZPR1 zinc finger domain-containing protein — protein: MNEPKLLYEGKHICPVCHKETLVIKEYIYEAPKVGKLELSVWECENCGFRVRDVKPFETLTPIKLEYKIETENDLNTFVYRSAFASIIIPELGVEITAGSAYQGIITTVEGILEIIIDQINDCNENTCKDIFEAKEGKKPFTLIIEDPSGLSFIQSEKVVIKKLDNSIQP
- a CDS encoding methylmalonyl-CoA mutase family protein, giving the protein MDTEEKIKESYQQWEEKVLKLWLSKRPERKQSFSTPSGIEVKRLYTPLDLKGSYTEKLGFPGEYPFTRGIYPTMYRGRIWTIRQYAGFGSAEETNSRFRKLLEAGQTGLSMAFDLPTQLGLDPDHELAYTEIGVVGVSMFHWKEMDIVMSGIPLDKVTTSMTINATAMELLSMYVATAEARGIDRKVLDGTVQNDILKEYIARKNFIYPPEPSMRYAIDLIEYSSKNIPKWYPISISGYHIREAGADAVLEVAFTLADGIEYVRKTMERGIPVDEFAPKLSFFFAGYTNIFEEVAKFRAARRMWAKIMKEVFNAKKPESMMLRFHTQTGGAELTAQQPEINIIRTTLQALAAVLGGTQSLHVNSYDEALALPSEKAAKIAIRVQQIIAYESGAADTIDPLAGSYYIEALTDEIEERAWKIIEKIESMGGMMKAIEKGYPQAEIAESAYRIQKKIESGEMVKVGVNMYYEPEWIGTTEIFRVNPEVRNRVLERLKKYRSERDEIKWRDSLNALRKAAEKENENLFPYILNAIKVGATVGEISGTLREIWGEYREPSIF
- the mce gene encoding methylmalonyl-CoA epimerase; the encoded protein is METQNIDHIGIAVENIEEAIKFYTEKLGMKVVHKEILEDRGLKVAFLTGKEGETAIELLEPINHEDMNNTVAKFIKNRGQGLHHLAIKVENIESSLKELESQGIQLVDKKPRPGARGHLVAFVHPKSVMGVLLELVQPRE
- the hsp20 gene encoding archaeal heat shock protein Hsp20 — encoded protein: MSKKYRDPFDLFDELFREIEEEFERFEREFMRLGSEEGAKVYGPYVYGFRITVGPDGKPKIEEFGNVRNFKGKPIVSEEREPLVDVIEKNDEIRVIAEVPGVNKDQIKVKISGNKLIIQAQGEDRKYYKEVELPTEVDDKSAKATYNNGVLQVILKKKQQQESSTEIKVE